The following nucleotide sequence is from Apium graveolens cultivar Ventura chromosome 4, ASM990537v1, whole genome shotgun sequence.
ACACCAAGTCCTGCAAATTGGACGAGAAGAGAATGCAAAAGCAGACAATCTATCTAAGATAATCCAGAACTCATCAGATCTGGACTGTTCAGCTTACTTTGAAGAATTGTAAAAGCCATCTATTGAAACTGAAGAAGTCCTGGAGATCGACAACAATAAGAACTAGATGACTCCTTTTATCAATTACTTGGAAAAGGGAGAGCTCCcagaagacaaaggaaaggctcaaAGATTAAAGCCAAAGCAGCCAAGTTCGCTCTTCAAGAAGGACTACTCTACCGCCGGACCTTCTCATCCTTTATCCTGAAATGCGTCGGCCCGGTGGaagcttatattatttaatggaAGTCCATGAAGGGATATGCGGAGATCATATGTTTGCAAAAGCCCTAGCTCACAAGATCATAAGAGAAGGCTATTACTGGCCAACCATTCACTAGGATGCAGCAGAGTTCATGAAAAAATGCAAAgaatgccaactcttcagcaatgtgtCCAGGATAATCCTAGTACTACCATCTTCAGTCCTATATCCAATCCCATTTGTTGTGTGGGGTATAGACATCATGGGACCCTTTTCTCGGGTTAGAGGAGATCTCAGATACTTGGTGGTTTAAATTGACTACATGACTAAATGGGTGGAAGCAAAAGCAATGAGGACAATCAACCAGCAAGACTATATAAAGTTCGTGGACAACATTTTGATGAGGTTTCGGGATCCCAAGAGTCCTAGTATCAGACAATGGACCACAGTTCGTCGGATTAGAATTTGAATCATCCCTCCAGGAGCGCGGGATGAAGCACAAAAAATCATCGGTTGCATATTCCCAAGAGAATGGTCAAGTAGAAGTAACAAACATAATCCTGCTCTGAGGCATCGAGAAGAGACTTTGAGAAAGCAAGAGAAAATGGCCAGAAGAATTTCCAAGTATATTGTGGTCCTACGGGACTAGCCCCCggacaagcacaggagaaactCCTTTCAATCTAGCTTATGATACAGAGGCAATGCTGCTGATCGAGGTGGGATCCCCTTCTCACAGAGCAATAAACTTCGATGAAATAGCTAACGAAAAATGACTCAGAACTAATATAGAGCTAATTGACGAAGTCCGGGACCAAGGTGTAGCAAGGATGGAGAAATATAAGGAAAAAACAAaagagcacttcagcaagaagtccggggtcaaaaactttcaagtaGGAGACCTGGTACTTCGAGACACAGAGGCCTCGGATCCTACCAACACTGGAAAGTTAATGCCCAAATGGGATGGGCCATACAAGGTGAAAGAAGTCCTTAGACCAGGAACTTACAAGCTAATGGATATGGATGACTCCGAAGTTCCCAACACCTGACATGGACTCAGGCTAAGAAAGTTTTACCAGTAGCAAAGAAAAAGCAACCCCAGCAACCAaaaacttgtagcctatggcaagcaatATTTATTACTCCACATCTTCTATGAAGCAAATTTGAAATATATGAAAAGCATTTCTGATTTTACTTAGCAATTTTTTTACTAGCAATCCTAGTTCAGGGCCATGCTTCAACCCGGACCAACACATTATTTgttacttaaaaatatttttctaagaaaATAAACAATCACAGTCCGGGGCCACACTTGAACCCAGACCAACATATTTGTTACATAGAAATACTTTTCTGAGTAAACAAGCAACCCAATCCGGGACCATACTTGAACCCGGACTACCATATTATTTGTTACTtagaaatatttttctaagaaaACAAACAATCCCAGTCCGAGGCCATGCTTGAACCCGAACCAGCACATTATTTGTTACAtagaaatatttttctaagaaaCAGGCAATCATTGTCCAAGACCACACTTGAACCCGAACCAGCACATTATTTGTTACTTAGAAATACTTTTCTAAGGATACAAGCAACCCAGTCCGGGACCATACTAGAACTCGAACTAGCATATTATTTGTTACTTGGAAATATTTTTCTAAGCAAACAAACAATCACAGTCCAGAGCCATACCTGAACCCGGACAAGCACATTATTTGTTACTTAGAAATATTTGTCAGGGGACATACTTGAACGCGGACTAGCATATTATTtttacttaaaagtatttttTAAGGAAAAAACCATTCTCAGTTTGGGGCCATGCTTGAACCCAGACTAGAACACTatttttacttaaaaatattttctaagGCAAAATCATACTTAGAAACATTCAATATGGAAAAAACCAGAATATAACCAACAAATCAGATTAATAAAGAAACCAAACCCAGACGAAAATAATTTCGGATTGACAATAATAAGAATTTTAGAATAAAACCAGCAAGTTCACAACACAAGGTAAAGTCAAAGCATATATTCTGAAGTTACAAATACAAAGCTAAGACTCTGGGGCATTCTCAGGAAGGAAACTCGGGAACGGACCATAGAATGGCTCCGGCTCACCAAGTTCTGCTTCAATATTCTGCTTGGTTTTGATAAACTCCTGGATGAAGCTACCCCAATTAGCCTCTGGATCAGTCTTGATGTGCTTTTCAGAAACAATCCAACAGCGAGCGACTTCCGGGGTGCCAGCATTAGCAAGGGCCTTATAATACTCCTCTGAGTTCTTGAAAGCCTCTATAATTTCAGAATCCGGCTTCACGACCACAATTTGCCTTCGGAGCTCTGCAAGTTCTGACTTTAACTCCCCGGCCTCCTTCTCAGCACTCTCAGCCCGGGTTGTCATGGCATTCAGATGTTTGTTCAGCCCGGAGAGGGAAATATCCTTAGCAGAGATTTCTCCTTCAACTCCACGAGCCCGTCATTCTTGTTAACAACAACCTCTCGGAGATGCTTAAGCTCGGAGTAGGAGATAGCAGCCGCCCCGACCATAGAAGCTCCAAGCTACAAGAAAAATTAACAGATCTAAGGAAAATTCTAAGAAAAAACTAAGGAAAAAACAAGAAGTGTAAAAACATCATACCTGGCCCCACAGCCTGGTACAGTCCTTCATCACAGCATCAAATCTAGCCTCGTTCATCTCCCTTCATTCAGTTTGGGACGGGATCTCATCCATAAACCGTGTAACCCTCTCTTCAAGCCCCGGACCACTCTTTCCCGGATGCTCCTCATCCAAACCTTTCCCCTTATCTTGGGCGAATTCAGCACCCGAGAAGTTTGTGACTTACCAGCCCGGGGAGGTTTGGTGCCTACAGTCCGGAGGTGCTTTTTCTTCCAGCTCAACTTCAGGAACCTCTCCCAAAGGCTCGATCTCCTCCAAATTCTCAAAACCATCTTCATCCTGAACTTCAACAGCCGGATCCGACCCCCTGTCATCCTCAGCTGAGTCCGGCTTAGACACAACGTTACTCTGAGATTGCTCCTCTGGAGGATGCTGGGACCCAGAGCCGACAACAGACGCCTTTTTATCTGCTTAAATACAGTACCCGGTCCGAGGAGAGCATCGTTGTATGATGAAGCAGACATGTTTGGATTATAGAAAGGAAGAACTgttaaagaaaagaaaaaaaacaaataCATTAGTCCGGGAAAGGGGCATAATATAATACTCCGGGTATACATAATTAAAAAGAGTCCGGGAAAAGAAAAATATACTTACATCCAAGCCGGTTCATCGTTTTATGATTCATGAAAGTGTCCCGAGTAAACTGGAACCCGAGACACTCCAAAAGTTGAACACGAGTTCAAGGGCTTCACCCCTTAACTCGGCCCGCTTAAACCGGGTTTGAACACCTTCGGTAGCTATGTGCGGAAAATAAAACAGATCCAACCCTCTAAGCATGATCATCTTCCCATTCCAATGCTTAAGGGATGATTGTTGATACTCCGATAGTACCAGCTATTTTCAATCTCTTCACTCTTTGTTATGAAGTAGTTCGGGACAACAACCCAATATCCCTCTGGAGTGCAAGGAACCTTCCTCGGGGATATCTGAGCAACTTTCAACTTCCTAATAACATTGGACTCTGAAGTCGATGCCTTCTTACCCATCTCTAAACGGTCAGTATTACAATCAGAGTTGTCCGGGCTAACCTCAGAATCCGATGATCCGGGATAGCAAGAGAAGTAGACTTTGGCGCAAACTTTAGAAcggaccataaacctaaaagCAATGAGACGGGTTAGTCTAAATCCCTACCAATTCTTTATTAATAAGCTACTATGGTCCGGACTACGCCATTTGCAATTTTTAATATTAGCTACTAGTCTGGTGACAAAGTTAAACCCATACAACTATAGCAACCCACATACCCGGAACCAAAAAACCACATACCAAAGGAAAACCCCACAAAGCGAAGAAACTAAGCCTAGAGCATATGAGTCTGGCCTACACCCCACCAGTCCGGATCCAGATACAGAACCCTAAACACAAAAACACTATAAACACAAAAGCAAACACCAAAACATAGCAAAAACGaccatacatacatatatactaaacCACAAACAAAAGGAAACGAACAGATTCAACAAAATGCACAGAATCGAGAAAAACAGGAGCATGGGGACAATCAAGGTGAATGAAGAAAAGTTAAACGAAAAAAAGGAGAAAACTACAAATTAGAAGATAACTGATGTAGTGGAAGCACAGAAATCCCTGACCTTTGACTCCTCTAGAATACCACAATCAAGCAAACGCACAAAAGGGAAGAGCAAGAAAAAATTTTAGAGAGTAAAAATTTTGGGAGAGCAGTAAAAGAAGAAGAGAAAATGAAAGGGGGTTTTATAGACGAGAGGGAACTTGGACAGCCAGGCCATGTGGCCACATCTCAGCCGTTGATTTCCAAGATCTGCATATATACACAGTCATACATACACACGGTAGTTAATGCCAATCATTATTACGGCACGTCTTTTCAAAAAGTAACAGatgttaaaatttgaattgtggGGGGAAACACAAAAAACGATTCAGCTTCAAGTCCGGCTTAGTCTACTTCAACACAACCCGGACTGGTGGGCAAACAAAGCTCAAATTTCTCCAAAACGCAATCCACTTTATGTCTAATCAGTCCGGCCTGGTCTACTTCAACACAACCTGGACTGGGGTGCAAGCAAAACTTAAATTTCTCCAAAAGGCAACCTACTCTATGTCCAGCTATTCCGGCTTGGTCTATTTGAACACAAACCGTACTAGGGGGCAAGCAAAATTCAAATTTCTCCAAAAGGCAACCTACTCTATGTCCAAATAGTCCGGCTCGGTCTACTTCAATACAACCCGGATTGGGGGCAAGCAAAGTTCAGATTTCTCCAAAAGGCAATACACTCTATGTCCAACTAGTCTGGCTTGTTCTACTTCAACACAacccggactggggggcaagcaAAGCTGAAATTGGTCAAACAAGCAATATACTCCAAATACTATCCACCTCACTCCCCCATCCtgaaaatctgcataagggagtggggggacATGATAGTACATATGGCTCCTAGAAGAACTGAGTCCGGACTCCTGACTCCATCCAGTCCCCCTTACCCCTAGTCCGGACTAGTGATTCCCAGCTGCCCAATCCTTGAGAGCCCAGCACGTGAGGCACATGTCCAAATGTGTGACAGAGACAGCTGCCGTTGATCATTAGAAGATTTCTCAAGGCACGTGTCAGAGCGTCATTAGAAGATTTCTCAGTCATTCTCATCCTGACACGTGTAAGTCATCCATCCCAGataggtgtcctccgctcccagaatcaacgactacgattcaaaggtaccaacccctaaacccttccTTGGGTTAGAAGAAAGGTTTTGGGGTTAATTactctcacactcatatacacataCAGCTACCTTACATTCATATCTATCTTCATTTTCTCCAAAAATGATTTCTTACtttcacaccggaggcgccgcgggactcaaaccctcttccggtgttgttttgtaggaacctCGCAACAGCTACACCACAACCGCCATAAAGGATTCAGGTGCGGCGTCGAAAGAGCAGCCCTGCAAACCGGAGTTATCACAGGGAACATAAAAAAAAAACTCCCATTGATTGTTGGTCCTGTATCTGTATGGATTAGTTACGGAGCTAATCTTGTAAACAGACAGCGCCATCAGTAGACACCACACATTACTATTCTCGACAGCTCAGTAATGCGAGTTGCAAATAGAAACACCCCCCAGCAGTAGCCCATAATTGATTCTTGGGTAAGTATAAAACTTATATGGTATCACATGGAATAAAATAAAGAGAATTGCTTTGCGTATACGTGAAGAGAATTCCACAAGGATTTAAATAAGCTAACCAAGAATAAAGGCTGAAGGATCAGAATGGCAAAAATGAAGTCTAAGAAGAACTTAAAACCTGTCTTGCTTTAAGAGAGACACTTCTAGTTCCCACATTATtcataatattaaatttaaaaacataTGAATAGAACTTTGACAAGAGGCTACCTGTGAGTTATATACAGAAAGTTAATGTTCAATAACTCAACTATTATCACACTTGAACAGGTTACATAAGCAGTGCTAGGAATACACATACACTCCAGATTGGGAGTTGACAAAATGCAATCTTCAAAATTTACTCAGCTCAGTCCCCGGCGCTGCATTTGTTGTCAAGTTACCACAAACTCTCAAGTGCGTACGTTGTAAAAGTCATAGCCTTGCGGTGGCCCCTCTGAATGTGATCATGTCTGAAAGCTTGCACCTCTACTAGTCAACACCCAAAGAATATTCAACCAAGTAGAACTTCATCCATGCACCTAACCATTACAATGTTAAATTGACATTATCTGCATACGTACTGAGGTAATAAATAAAACTAGAGTAGCAAATTTCCAGAAGTGGTAGAACTTAGAGATCTTTCATTTGTTTAATAAACATATAGGAGAAATTTTACCTTGTTTTCAAGTACGAATCCACATGGGTTCCAAAGAGAAGGATTTCTCATTTTGAATATGAGCTGCTGAAGTTGGTGGTGGTGCATGCACAGTAATAGGAAGAACCCATTCACATTTATCCCTTCCCTCGATTAAAAGCGGATGCTCAAATCTACAATGAAAGTTTCCAATCTTTAGTATCTAAAGGCACAGTAAGAATCACTTCATACTTCAGCAAGCTCGAGAAGCAGCAAGTTAAAAAAACAACCCAGGTACAGATTCAATTTACAATATTAATTGAAAGGAAAATTTAGTATCTTCCCTTATAAGTTGTGATAAGATAACATGTTCGAAATCAGGAATTGGCCTCTTGTGCTAAAATTTTGAAATCCTACCTAAATATAGTCAGTTCGTGAGACTAATCCATCCCTTATAATAGTTTGTCTCCTTTTGATAAACTGAAATTTTGGAAGCTAGATTGCTTAGATACCAACCATATTATCAACTTTACATATATGCATATTATTATGCAGCTCATAAGAATCTGCATGCAGCTTTTATCCTCAGTTACAGTGCAGTAGTACCTAGGTCAATCTACTTTTATGCAATATCAGAAAACAAAATTAAATATTGTGTTAATAATGGAGGAATGTGTTGATAACAAAATGTTGGAGGTTGCTGGAATTATGAAATTATGAAAACCGGGGGAATTGGAATTTTCAAATAGGTCATTTAACTAAACTGAGTATACAATTTGCAAAACTCAGCAAGTTACCcatgccacattccatttgttGATCATGTTATCAGCCACATAAATTTGACAAACAGAGTGATGGGAACTAgtaatttttaacatttttaatAGATAATTCAATAATTGTACACATCTAATATTAACATAAAGCAAGCAAAACATTGGAATTTCTCGGTATTTATTTTTTGCAAAATGACCTTATTTAATGACATTAAAAGTTGTACCTAGTCCAGTCAACATTCTTTGGAGTGGTGAGGAATTCAAATCGAAGTGCCCATTGAACTGATACGTGGCGAGTAGAAAAGGACATTGGCCCATCCATTGGAATGGAGAAGAGAAAGCTCGTCTGCAACAAATCTGCGACAACCTCATAGTGATCACTCTGGACCTGGAAGAATATGGATAAACCGGTAAAAAGAgttaaaaaaaaatatcaaataGACAGTAAAATAGGGACGGCCATAATTTTTATAGAAACCGCAGTGTAGAGATCCATAATTGCTTTTTTTTAGATAATCATAAAACAGGAGGAGTTCAAAATAAAAACACCAAATGCACTTCCTAGTTCACAAACAAACTCATGAATGATGAAGTTGACTATAAGACATATATCAAGCATTTGATAAGTAGCAAACCTTAGTGATTGTTGGTGAATGTCTACGAGATTGATGAACAAAACGGCGATTTATTGTCTCTGACAACTCAAGTGTTACTGAAAGCTAAAAGAAGATTGGGAGGTCAGTAGATCTTAAAAGAGTTACCGGCCCAAAACAACTTTTACAATAGTAATGACTTCATTGCTTGACATGAAAAATTACCTCAAGACATCTCCGAGATCCTTCTTCTTGAAAGAAAGTAAGAGTACCGCCTATCTGTaacaaaaaataaataataatcacTAGCTTAATTACTTTGGAAATTAAAGTGAGAGTCAGTTACAGCACATTAAGGGCAACTACCATATCGCTGAAGTAATAGGTTGATTCCGAATTTTTCGGGGAAAATCTCAACAAAACCTGGTCATCTAATCTAATGTTGTATGACCTTCCACGAACAAAGCCTTCTGCTGCAGAGAATGTCAGTAGATACTTAGTTTTGCTTGTGAATTTATATATACGCTGACTAGATTACagaatgcatataaaatcacatgcATGTTAGATGTACAAATAAGCATAAAGAAACCACAATGATTTACATGCGGAAGGTTCATCAGCTCCTGGTCCAGATGGTGAGCCTGACTCATCATCCATTGTAAGAGATCTAGAATATTTTGACTGCTTAACTGGGGAGCCCGTGGCCAAAGACTTCTGAGGAGACAAAACTTCTGTTGAAAAGATATATTAATCTTTGACAGTGCACCTTTTGCCACTCAAAAGATGAAGTATTAATAACATCTCAGTGCAGAATACACATTCTAACTAAATGTCAAAAACGTGAGCATACAAACCCATATATTATTCTAATGAAAATTATAAGAATTATTCAAGATATTAACTTTTTAGAATAACAGAAAAGCATTACTGTTCGAGGACCAGCTTACCCCCTGTGGAATCATATAAGACCTCAGCCACAGAGAGTCGAGGAAGAGGCATGTATGAAGATATACTCGTACGTTCTTCCAGATATGGGTAATCTTTATTAGAAGACCTGGTTGCAGAGGACTGCAAGGACAAGGAACTTCCAAATGTTTTGTGTACGCTTTCTTTGCTGGCATTGAAGGAAGAAACAGATGAAACTTCATCCCTCGAGCTCTCATAACCGTCCTCCGCTCCATCATATGTTTCATTTGCTCTAGTCTGCAATCAGTAACTCAGATTTGATACTCAACAACAAAAATTACTCCAAAACTACGATCCACACTCTAACAATAAACTGACATGCTTATAATACTTTACCAGTCCAAAATCAGACAATATATATTATCCATAGATGAACATAGCAATTGTAAGCAAATCATAGAAACAATTCTTACGCCTTAATCTTACCCAATCAGTGTCCGAGGTCATTTCTTTCCAAAATACATCCAACAAGATGGTTGAAGTAGGAACAATTCCTGAAAAAATAGATGACACGTTATATTAGCCTGCATTTGTAGAAGAAATTTCAACCAGATGTTATCAAAATAAGTTAAGCAAACAAACTCACATAGATTTAACAAATTCCAGGGTTTTGTAACATGCATACAACTCCAAGAGCTAATCAGCTGAGATTCTATTTAAGGTATCCTCAAAATGGTGTTTCCCATTTGATTATCTCATTTTCATTCTATATAAAGGGATAACAGAGTAGTAGTACTTTTACTTATTTCCACTCACAAACAAGAGAATAGCATAAATTTAATGAGATTTATGAAATCAAAGAAAGCATATTTACATAAGAACTGAACCAGATACCTGACACTTTATGGTGTAATTAGTTAGGTTTGTCAACCAGGCAACTTTATACTGTAGTGTAGAATTACGGACAAAGCTGTGAAAGATCATGATTCGTTTTGGAATATATAACTTACTTCCTCTTGTGTATCATGGAAGTAGAATAGTTGTTTATGCATGTGCAGGTTACGTAGCGTATGGTGCGCACTGGTCAAGTGCGTACAAACCCCAACCAATAAGGGGATAATGATTGCCTAGGTGTTCATACGCAATCAGCAGCTATTCAGCAGTTCGCTGACGGGACGCATAGGTGACACACTGTGACAATTACATGAGTTTTGATTATGTGGTGGGTGAAGAACGTAATGACAAAGCATATTTTCAAAACTTGGTTTCTATATGCAATTGTTAAAGGTGACGACATTAGCACCCTATGGAGTTATATAGGGTGCCTATTTTCCAGCAATCAGATATATTCTGCAAGATCTGGAGCTATTAGTGGTGGAGAACTTTTTGGCATCACTATAAAAGATTTCATTTATAGGTTGATTAGTTGATGTGGGAAAGTCATCACACTACCATGTTTTTAGGCATATGTTTCTACAGAAGCTGTTGCCATCTAAGTGCTGCTACTTCTCCATGGGAAATTTTTCCAGATTATAATAGAACAAAAACCATACCATCAGTCCGTCCTTTATATAGCAAGCCATTAGTTTTCTGGGAGACCCATAATTGCATAGGAATACGTGCTTCCTGCATAAACAAAAAAATCAAACAAAGTTCATGAAGTGATTTATAGATTCGATTAGGTCAAACAAAGTTCGGTAAATCAAGTATCCAATTCCTGTGCCCCAACCTCAAATAATTTCGTAGAACATATTATGACCAGGACCCACCACCAACACAGAAAGGTTAAATTTTTCGACTAAAATTACTCATTCAATCATCCTTAAACTAAAACACAAGAAACAAACCAGCTTTTCTATATCTCGAATTGATTCTCCAGGAAACTGTCCATTCTCCAGCATCAGATACTGCCCAGATAATACACTTTTAGCATAGTATAGATAGCGAATGGTCGCACCCCTGTACGACGGTGGTATATTGTTAGGTAGAAGAGTTCGCACCACATCTGCATAAAATGGTAATTATAGAAGTCCGTCAGTGAAATTAAATTGGCAAGAGGTCAAATCCTGAAAAACAAATAAAATGTTCAAGAATCAAGACATCAAGCTTAACATTGGAGTcgaaattccagaaaattaataTTGTGGAGTTTTCAAATTATGGCATGCTGAAGGATTGGGGACCCATATCAATTTTACTTAATCTAAA
It contains:
- the LOC141717929 gene encoding uncharacterized protein LOC141717929, yielding MSQSKPSRGFSIFGIGVRVGDNSKSSDPAVAPVMKLETDREVYRPGDPVVITIEIENPVANCSLLVETLRFEMRGVEKCDTQWFNTYNSLDSKNKRGEYIFMDSSVSSIVSNQIISSGASRTYVVRTLLPNNIPPSYRGATIRYLYYAKSVLSGQYLMLENGQFPGESIRDIEKLEARIPMQLWVSQKTNGLLYKGRTDGIVPTSTILLDVFWKEMTSDTDWTRANETYDGAEDGYESSRDEVSSVSSFNASKESVHKTFGSSLSLQSSATRSSNKDYPYLEERTSISSYMPLPRLSVAEVLYDSTGEVLSPQKSLATGSPVKQSKYSRSLTMDDESGSPSGPGADEPSASEGFVRGRSYNIRLDDQVLLRFSPKNSESTYYFSDMIGGTLTFFQEEGSRRCLELSVTLELSETINRRFVHQSRRHSPTITKVQSDHYEVVADLLQTSFLFSIPMDGPMSFSTRHVSVQWALRFEFLTTPKNVDWTRFEHPLLIEGRDKCEWVLPITVHAPPPTSAAHIQNEKSFSLEPMWIRT